The Frondihabitans australicus genome includes a region encoding these proteins:
- a CDS encoding NAD(P)/FAD-dependent oxidoreductase, with translation MSEHDGDGVVIVGASIGGVMCAETLRAEGYEGPITVLGAETTTPYNRPPLSKQVLTGEWTGQEPTITDRERLASIGVDLLLGVEATSLDTARRVVTAGGREMAYDDVVIATGVRPRRLPAVARPAGVHELRTLDDAVALREEFAALIARGPARVVVVGSGVLGSELAAACRSLGADVALVGRTSSLRLGQVGDRLSSRLARLHAAAGVTLVAGADVAAIDGTARVEAVRLGSGATLPADLVVVAVGCLPAVEWLAGSGLHLADGVVCDSSGRAADGVWAVGDVAAWRDDATGVARRAEHQQGAIEQAQAVARLLATGSASPRPLPFFWSDLHGTRIQSYGDFAGGGRLVAVEGDPETDDRFVAESRAADGRVVGVVGWNHPRGFRLARARVGTRPDNSSVYPAADLVGAAKGSQS, from the coding sequence GTGAGCGAGCACGACGGCGACGGGGTCGTTATCGTCGGCGCGTCGATCGGCGGCGTTATGTGCGCCGAGACCCTGCGCGCCGAAGGGTACGAGGGGCCGATCACGGTGCTCGGTGCCGAGACGACGACGCCGTACAACCGCCCGCCGCTCTCCAAGCAGGTGCTGACGGGGGAGTGGACGGGGCAGGAGCCGACGATCACCGACCGCGAGCGCCTCGCCTCGATCGGCGTCGACCTGCTGCTCGGCGTCGAGGCCACGTCGCTCGACACCGCTCGTCGCGTCGTCACGGCGGGAGGCCGCGAGATGGCCTACGACGACGTCGTGATCGCGACGGGTGTGCGCCCGCGGCGGCTCCCCGCCGTGGCACGGCCGGCCGGGGTCCACGAGCTGCGTACCCTCGACGACGCCGTCGCCCTCCGCGAGGAGTTCGCCGCGCTCATCGCGAGAGGCCCGGCACGCGTGGTCGTCGTCGGCTCCGGAGTCCTCGGCTCCGAGCTCGCCGCCGCCTGCCGCTCCCTCGGCGCCGACGTCGCGCTCGTGGGACGCACGTCGTCCCTCCGCCTCGGCCAGGTCGGCGACCGTCTCTCCTCCCGGCTCGCGCGCCTGCACGCGGCGGCCGGCGTGACCCTGGTCGCAGGAGCCGACGTGGCCGCGATCGACGGAACCGCACGCGTCGAGGCGGTCCGCCTCGGCTCCGGCGCCACGCTGCCCGCCGACCTCGTCGTCGTGGCCGTCGGCTGCCTGCCCGCGGTCGAGTGGCTCGCGGGCTCCGGCCTCCACCTGGCGGACGGCGTCGTGTGCGACTCGTCCGGGCGTGCGGCCGACGGTGTCTGGGCGGTCGGCGACGTGGCGGCCTGGCGTGACGACGCGACGGGTGTCGCGCGCCGCGCCGAGCATCAGCAGGGGGCGATCGAGCAGGCGCAGGCCGTCGCCCGGCTCCTGGCGACCGGCTCGGCGTCGCCCCGACCGCTGCCCTTCTTCTGGTCGGACCTCCACGGCACGCGGATCCAGTCGTACGGCGACTTCGCCGGGGGCGGCCGGCTCGTCGCCGTCGAGGGCGACCCCGAGACCGACGACCGGTTCGTCGCCGAGTCGCGGGCCGCTGACGGGCGCGTCGTCGGCGTTGTCGGCTGGAACCACCCGCGCGGGTTCCGACTCGCGAGGGCGCGTGTCGGCACACGCCCCGACAACTCTTCTGTTTACCCGGCCGCCGACCTCGTCGGCGCAGCGAAAGGCTCCCAGTCATGA
- a CDS encoding cytochrome P450 — protein sequence MTTTDQAASACPFLRGAITIPRDGTPLAPSPLIGELRDENAATPLEYADGHVGWMVTRHTEARDILADPRYSQQPMRLPLGKGYPQSDSVDIDDDAHESLRLSNLLGLDGEQHLRIRRAVLGRFSIKQVRGRREAVQAIVADQLRILLEHGSPANITEVYTEPISARVHRLVLGIPEEMFDGFYRLFVGTSTTQEKFDFIREAFALKRGLLEGGAERTEDVFGDLLAAEADGSLSTHEIEGIALVLMTSGRDSVAYLIATATTALLTHPSQAELLRREPEVMTTAIEEFMRFGAMFITLFPRTATETIEYDGFTVEKGQTVSVSPVGANRDERHFADPTEFDLTRDAGGHLGFGHGPHGCIGQQLARIEIREGVSQLFEALPTLALVHADQLEPQQFASDVPTYAAGAVVVSW from the coding sequence ATGACCACCACCGACCAGGCCGCGTCGGCCTGCCCGTTCCTCCGCGGCGCCATCACGATCCCGCGCGACGGCACCCCGCTGGCCCCCTCGCCGCTCATCGGCGAGCTGCGCGACGAGAACGCCGCGACGCCCCTCGAGTACGCCGACGGCCACGTCGGCTGGATGGTGACCCGGCACACCGAGGCGCGCGACATCCTCGCCGACCCGCGCTACAGCCAGCAGCCCATGCGGCTCCCGCTCGGAAAGGGCTACCCGCAGAGCGACAGCGTCGACATCGACGACGACGCCCACGAGTCGCTGCGGCTGTCGAACCTGCTCGGGCTCGACGGCGAGCAGCACCTCCGCATCCGGCGTGCCGTGCTCGGCCGCTTCTCGATCAAGCAGGTGCGCGGGCGTCGCGAGGCCGTGCAGGCGATCGTCGCCGACCAGCTCCGGATCCTGCTCGAGCACGGCTCGCCCGCGAACATCACCGAGGTGTACACCGAGCCCATCTCGGCTCGCGTCCACCGCCTCGTGCTCGGGATCCCGGAGGAGATGTTCGACGGCTTCTACCGGCTCTTCGTCGGCACGTCGACGACGCAGGAGAAGTTCGACTTCATCCGCGAGGCCTTCGCCCTGAAGCGCGGCCTCCTCGAAGGCGGCGCCGAGCGCACCGAGGACGTCTTCGGCGACCTCCTCGCCGCCGAGGCCGACGGCAGCCTGTCGACGCACGAGATCGAGGGCATCGCGCTCGTCCTCATGACCTCCGGCCGCGACTCGGTCGCCTACCTCATCGCCACCGCGACGACGGCGCTCCTCACCCACCCTTCGCAGGCCGAGCTGCTGCGCCGCGAACCCGAGGTGATGACGACCGCCATCGAGGAGTTCATGCGCTTCGGCGCCATGTTCATCACGCTCTTCCCGCGCACCGCGACCGAGACCATCGAGTACGACGGCTTCACGGTCGAGAAGGGGCAGACCGTCTCGGTGTCGCCGGTCGGCGCCAATCGCGACGAACGGCATTTCGCCGATCCGACCGAGTTCGACCTCACGCGCGACGCCGGTGGCCACCTCGGCTTCGGGCACGGCCCCCACGGCTGCATCGGCCAGCAGCTCGCGCGCATCGAGATCCGCGAGGGCGTCTCGCAGCTGTTCGAGGCCCTGCCCACGCTCGCCCTGGTGCACGCCGACCAGCTCGAGCCGCAGCAGTTCGCCTCCGACGTGCCGACCTACGCCGCGGGCGCGGTGGTGGTGTCGTGG